In Pseudonocardia cypriaca, a single genomic region encodes these proteins:
- a CDS encoding tRNA-dihydrouridine synthase, whose amino-acid sequence MTTATTHPALAPARLGTHTLRNRLAVAPMTRTSASPDGVPTPEMADYYAEFAEGGFGLIVTEGTYPDAEYSQGYLDQPGLATDAHVEGWRAATRRVHDAGAVMIAQLMHAGALSQGNPHRTGTVGPSAVQPRGEMMPEYGGSGPWPVPAELTVRDLERIVEGFAAAALRAREAGFDGVEIHAANGYLLDQFLTEYTNRRTDAYGGSVANRVRLTAEVAGAIRAAVGSEFLVGVRLSQTKVNDFEYRWPGGRREAETIYTALADARADYLHIASEGRAFLETALLDGGSTTTGLARSATGLPVIANGGMHDPAQAEQVLADGHADLLAVARGALANPDLPHRLATGIPLEPFDRSMLSPRVTLENARRRRNG is encoded by the coding sequence ATGACCACCGCGACCACCCACCCCGCACTCGCCCCGGCCCGCCTCGGCACCCACACCCTGCGCAACCGGCTGGCCGTCGCCCCCATGACCCGTACCTCGGCGAGCCCCGACGGCGTGCCGACCCCGGAGATGGCCGACTACTACGCGGAGTTCGCCGAGGGCGGGTTCGGGCTGATCGTCACCGAGGGCACCTACCCGGACGCCGAGTACAGCCAGGGCTACCTCGACCAGCCGGGGCTCGCCACCGACGCGCACGTCGAAGGGTGGCGGGCGGCGACCCGGCGCGTGCACGACGCCGGCGCCGTGATGATCGCGCAGCTGATGCACGCGGGCGCGCTGTCGCAGGGCAACCCGCACCGCACGGGCACGGTCGGCCCCTCGGCCGTGCAGCCGCGCGGGGAGATGATGCCCGAGTACGGCGGCAGCGGGCCGTGGCCGGTGCCGGCCGAGCTCACCGTCCGCGACCTGGAGCGGATCGTCGAGGGCTTCGCCGCCGCGGCGCTGCGAGCCAGGGAGGCGGGCTTCGACGGCGTCGAGATCCACGCCGCCAACGGCTACCTGCTCGACCAGTTCCTCACCGAGTACACCAACCGGCGCACCGACGCCTACGGCGGCTCGGTCGCGAACCGGGTGCGGCTCACCGCCGAGGTGGCAGGCGCGATTCGCGCCGCCGTCGGGTCCGAGTTCCTCGTCGGCGTCCGGCTGTCGCAGACGAAGGTCAACGACTTCGAGTACCGCTGGCCGGGTGGCAGGCGGGAGGCGGAGACCATCTACACCGCACTCGCGGACGCACGGGCGGACTACCTGCACATCGCGAGCGAGGGCCGCGCCTTCCTGGAGACGGCGCTGCTCGATGGCGGGTCCACGACCACCGGCCTGGCCCGCAGCGCCACCGGGCTGCCGGTGATCGCCAACGGCGGCATGCACGACCCGGCCCAGGCCGAGCAGGTGCTGGCCGACGGGCACGCGGACCTGCTCGCCGTGGCCCGCGGCGCGCTCGCCAACCCGGACCTGCCGCACCGGCTCGCCACCGGGATCCCCCTCGAGCCCTTCGACCGTTCGATGCTCTCCCCGCGCGTGACGCTGGAGAACGCCCGCCGCCGACGTAATGGCTGA
- a CDS encoding alpha/beta fold hydrolase, which translates to MVPVAHRRVDVDGVEIFYREAGPADAPAVVLPHGYPCSSFQFRHYMAALGDRWRLVAPDHPGFGHSATPEPDRFPYTFDAYAHYLRRFVDVLGLRRYAIYLHDYGSQFGLRLAMSAPERVAGLILQNGDIYPEEHGPKYAPLKAFWDDPTPEGRDRLRAAVSEEGFRDEFVGEVPQHQVEQISPDLWTLHWSLVQRHDRRENLVTLLADQGSTQAWFPRQQAYLREHRPPTLIAWGPHDGYMPEGAARAYLRDLPDAELHLLDAGHWALETHLDEIVALSRDFLGRVHPA; encoded by the coding sequence ATGGTTCCGGTGGCCCACCGCCGCGTCGACGTGGACGGCGTCGAGATCTTCTACCGGGAGGCGGGCCCGGCGGACGCACCGGCCGTCGTGCTGCCGCACGGCTACCCCTGCTCGTCGTTCCAGTTCCGCCACTACATGGCGGCGCTGGGCGACCGCTGGCGCCTCGTCGCGCCCGACCACCCCGGGTTCGGCCACAGCGCGACCCCCGAGCCGGACCGCTTCCCCTACACGTTCGACGCGTACGCGCACTACTTGCGCCGCTTCGTCGACGTGCTCGGCCTGCGGCGGTACGCGATCTACCTGCACGACTACGGGTCCCAGTTCGGGCTGCGGCTGGCGATGAGCGCCCCGGAGCGGGTGGCCGGGCTGATCCTGCAGAACGGCGACATCTACCCCGAGGAGCACGGCCCGAAGTACGCACCGCTGAAGGCGTTCTGGGACGACCCGACCCCGGAGGGCCGGGACCGGCTGCGGGCAGCGGTGAGCGAGGAGGGGTTCCGCGACGAGTTCGTCGGCGAGGTCCCGCAGCACCAGGTGGAGCAGATCAGCCCGGACCTGTGGACGCTGCACTGGTCGCTGGTGCAGCGGCACGACCGCCGGGAGAACCTGGTCACGCTGCTCGCCGACCAGGGCTCCACGCAGGCGTGGTTCCCGCGGCAGCAGGCGTACCTGCGCGAGCACCGGCCGCCCACGCTGATCGCGTGGGGACCGCACGACGGCTACATGCCGGAGGGCGCGGCACGCGCCTACCTGCGCGACCTGCCCGACGCCGAGCTGCACCTGCTCGACGCCGGACACTGGGCGCTCGAGACGCACCTCGACGAGATCGTGGCGCTGTCGCGCGACTTCCTCGGCCGGGTGCACCCCGCCTGA
- a CDS encoding pyridoxamine 5'-phosphate oxidase family protein, with product MYETEPEFRELQTLIDASLDRSTAHLQSIISGERSLTAEQLAKVLTGMCVLVLSTVTAKGEPRVSAVDGHFLHGRWVFGTARGAAKARHLRARPAASVAHVRGEELGVFVHGEVEELVSADGSTHPDWPPIHEYLRGFYGDTSFDWNDIVYYRLRPTWMAAYTSDPARLIAQAS from the coding sequence GTGTACGAAACCGAACCGGAGTTCCGGGAGCTGCAGACCCTCATCGACGCCTCGCTCGACCGCTCCACCGCACACCTTCAGTCGATCATCAGCGGCGAGCGCAGCCTGACGGCCGAGCAGCTGGCCAAGGTGCTCACCGGCATGTGCGTCCTCGTGCTGTCCACGGTCACCGCCAAGGGTGAACCGCGCGTCAGCGCCGTCGACGGGCACTTCCTGCACGGCCGATGGGTGTTCGGCACGGCGCGCGGCGCCGCGAAGGCCCGGCACCTGCGGGCGCGGCCCGCGGCCAGTGTGGCGCACGTCCGCGGCGAGGAGCTGGGGGTGTTCGTCCACGGCGAGGTCGAGGAGCTCGTCTCGGCGGACGGGTCCACCCATCCCGACTGGCCGCCGATCCACGAGTACCTGCGCGGGTTCTACGGCGACACGTCGTTCGACTGGAACGACATCGTCTACTACCGGCTCCGGCCGACCTGGATGGCGGCCTACACCAGCGACCCTGCGCGGCTCATCGCACAGGCCTCGTAG
- a CDS encoding DUF1989 domain-containing protein, which yields MQTDTMTRRVEVPGGAGRAVRVRAGELVRIVDILGGQVGDVFAFAAGEQHGNEHHSAEHTRAVTSRLFPAVGEPFVTDRRRPILTLVADTSPGHHDMLIAACDPQRYAQLGVPDHRSCATNLWEALAAVGHPYTGPTPQPINVFMRIPVGDDGTLSWLPAPTEAGDAITFRAELDAVVVVSSCPQDLVGINRGAPSPLAVEVLAGQGRQP from the coding sequence ATGCAGACCGACACGATGACCCGGCGCGTCGAGGTCCCGGGCGGCGCCGGGCGGGCGGTGCGGGTGCGGGCGGGCGAGCTGGTCCGGATCGTCGACATCCTCGGCGGGCAGGTCGGCGACGTCTTCGCGTTCGCCGCCGGCGAGCAGCACGGGAACGAGCACCACAGCGCGGAGCACACCCGAGCGGTGACGAGCCGGCTCTTCCCGGCCGTCGGGGAGCCGTTCGTCACCGACCGCAGGCGCCCGATCCTCACGCTCGTCGCCGACACCTCCCCCGGCCACCACGACATGCTGATCGCCGCGTGCGACCCGCAGCGGTACGCCCAGCTCGGCGTGCCGGACCACCGCTCCTGCGCCACCAACCTGTGGGAGGCCCTCGCGGCCGTGGGCCACCCCTACACCGGCCCGACCCCGCAGCCGATCAACGTGTTCATGCGGATCCCGGTCGGGGACGACGGCACGCTCTCCTGGCTGCCCGCTCCGACCGAGGCGGGCGACGCGATCACCTTCCGGGCGGAGCTGGACGCCGTCGTCGTGGTGTCGTCGTGCCCGCAGGACCTGGTGGGGATCAACCGCGGAGCACCGTCCCCGCTCGCCGTGGAGGTGCTGGCCGGGCAGGGTCGGCAGCCATGA
- a CDS encoding polysaccharide deacetylase family protein, with the protein MTGSWHGEAAAVATLTFDVDAETPVLAAGRGYADHMSTMSHQAYGPEVGVPRILDLLDDLGVPATFFVPGWVAQQRPGLAASIVERGHEVAHHSYSHRPPTGMTAAEERADFERALAVFAEQGIPISGHRAAMWEATWQTPDLVAEHGLRYDSSLMADDRPYRLAAAGGEIAELPVHWSLDDWEQYAFLPAPQIGSVITAPSTVLGMWCDELDAMRQYRCLFNLCVHPFLSGRPSRIVALRKLVEFALDRGDVHFARCRDVAEAALADRSLPVRHPARPEVSPEFFPH; encoded by the coding sequence ATGACCGGAAGCTGGCACGGCGAGGCGGCCGCCGTCGCGACCCTCACCTTCGACGTCGACGCGGAGACCCCGGTGCTCGCCGCGGGACGGGGCTATGCCGACCACATGTCGACGATGTCGCACCAGGCCTACGGGCCGGAGGTGGGCGTGCCCCGGATCCTGGACCTGCTCGACGACCTGGGAGTGCCCGCCACGTTCTTCGTGCCGGGATGGGTGGCCCAGCAGCGACCCGGCCTGGCGGCGTCGATCGTGGAGCGCGGCCACGAGGTGGCGCACCACTCCTACTCCCACCGGCCGCCGACCGGGATGACCGCGGCCGAGGAGCGCGCCGACTTCGAACGGGCGCTCGCGGTGTTCGCCGAGCAGGGCATCCCGATCAGCGGTCATCGGGCGGCGATGTGGGAGGCGACCTGGCAGACGCCCGACCTGGTGGCCGAGCACGGCCTGCGCTACGACTCGTCGCTGATGGCCGACGACCGGCCGTACCGGCTCGCGGCCGCCGGTGGCGAGATCGCCGAGCTGCCGGTGCACTGGTCGCTCGACGACTGGGAGCAGTACGCGTTCCTGCCCGCCCCGCAGATCGGTTCGGTGATCACCGCGCCGTCGACGGTGCTGGGAATGTGGTGCGACGAGCTCGACGCGATGCGGCAGTACCGGTGCCTGTTCAACCTGTGCGTGCACCCGTTCCTGTCCGGGCGGCCGAGCCGGATCGTCGCGCTGCGGAAGCTGGTCGAGTTCGCGCTCGACCGCGGCGACGTGCACTTCGCCCGCTGCCGGGACGTGGCGGAAGCGGCGCTGGCGGACCGCTCCCTCCCCGTGCGCCACCCCGCACGCCCGGAGGTCTCACCGGAGTTCTTCCCCCACTGA
- a CDS encoding PucR family transcriptional regulator translates to MLTLRALLADPALELRLLVPGPEGALDTEIVWVHNTELGDPSRYVRERELVLTNGLWLDDAEPAGFVAGARRAGAAGIVFGLRAERTSTPDELVEACRAADLPLLEISVDVPFTAITRAAAASYAAERQETLVGLVRRGNALAAAISHGAGASGVLAVLRRDHDLPLAVVDRMGRVLGAAGAQLDPEQAGVAARALARRPRPLEVDLGSLGRATIYPVGAVGDVDAALLCLRPVTELDRAERDALEQAARFLSLEVARQQTVQAIEQRFASELLDMVLSGAHRAAEVPGRLRAFGVDPAAPLAVCAVAFRAGDPTLPGMVEAITDFFLAESLPALVAGGSQDVVAVLPWRQPPSDLSALAGRLVTGLSSRFPDREPVAGIGGTAPDAAELRRPLAQAREAARVLRARGGGPAVTTFDALGGYRLLLGLQEPEQLQRFAETVLGPMREHDRRRGGELEATLRAFLDHDGHWAATAEALYVHVNTLRNRLARIAELTGRDVSRTADRVDLFLALEAGSVGEELR, encoded by the coding sequence GTGCTCACGCTGCGAGCCCTTCTCGCCGACCCGGCGCTCGAACTGCGCCTGCTCGTTCCGGGGCCGGAAGGTGCGCTGGACACCGAGATCGTGTGGGTGCACAACACCGAGCTGGGCGACCCGTCCCGGTACGTGCGCGAGCGCGAGCTCGTGCTGACCAACGGACTCTGGCTGGACGACGCCGAGCCCGCCGGGTTCGTGGCCGGTGCGCGGCGGGCAGGCGCAGCCGGCATCGTCTTCGGGCTGCGTGCCGAGCGGACGAGCACGCCGGACGAGCTGGTCGAGGCGTGCCGGGCGGCGGACCTGCCGCTGCTGGAGATCTCGGTCGACGTGCCGTTCACGGCGATCACCCGGGCGGCCGCGGCCAGCTACGCGGCCGAGCGCCAGGAGACGCTCGTCGGGCTGGTGCGCCGCGGCAACGCGCTGGCCGCGGCCATCTCGCACGGAGCGGGCGCGTCCGGGGTGCTCGCCGTGCTGCGCCGGGACCACGACCTCCCGCTCGCCGTCGTCGACCGGATGGGACGCGTCCTCGGCGCGGCCGGTGCGCAGCTCGACCCGGAGCAGGCCGGGGTCGCCGCGCGGGCGCTCGCCCGCCGCCCGCGACCCCTCGAAGTGGATCTCGGCTCCCTCGGCCGGGCCACGATCTACCCGGTGGGCGCGGTCGGGGACGTCGACGCCGCACTGCTGTGCCTGCGGCCGGTCACGGAGCTGGACCGGGCGGAGCGCGACGCGCTGGAGCAGGCGGCCCGGTTCCTGTCCCTCGAGGTCGCGCGCCAGCAGACCGTGCAGGCGATCGAGCAGCGCTTCGCGAGCGAGCTGCTCGACATGGTGCTGTCCGGGGCGCACCGGGCCGCGGAGGTCCCGGGCAGGCTCCGGGCCTTCGGCGTCGATCCCGCCGCCCCGCTCGCCGTGTGCGCCGTGGCCTTCCGGGCGGGCGACCCGACCCTTCCCGGCATGGTCGAGGCGATCACGGACTTCTTCCTCGCCGAGAGCCTCCCCGCCCTCGTCGCGGGCGGGAGCCAGGACGTCGTGGCCGTGTTGCCGTGGCGGCAGCCGCCGTCGGACCTGTCGGCGCTCGCCGGCCGCCTCGTCACCGGGCTGTCCTCGCGCTTCCCCGACCGCGAGCCCGTGGCCGGGATCGGTGGCACGGCACCGGACGCTGCCGAGCTGCGCAGGCCACTCGCCCAGGCGAGGGAGGCGGCACGGGTGCTCCGCGCGCGGGGCGGCGGCCCGGCCGTCACCACGTTCGACGCGCTCGGCGGCTACCGGCTCCTGCTGGGGCTCCAGGAGCCCGAACAGCTGCAGCGGTTCGCCGAGACCGTGCTCGGCCCGATGCGCGAGCACGACCGCCGCCGCGGCGGGGAGCTGGAGGCGACCCTTCGGGCGTTCCTCGACCACGACGGCCACTGGGCGGCCACCGCGGAGGCGCTGTACGTGCACGTGAACACGCTGCGCAACCGCCTCGCGCGGATCGCCGAGCTGACCGGCAGGGACGTGAGCCGCACCGCCGACCGGGTCGACCTCTTCCTCGCGCTGGAAGCCGGCTCAGTGGGGGAAGAACTCCGGTGA
- a CDS encoding cytosine permease → MAATRTTEQTETVPFDAHGIDPIPPSSRDSTPWEQFWIWAGANIAPINWVLGALGVTLGLSLVETLVVIALGNVAGCAVFGLFNVIGHRTAVNQMVLGRAPFGIRGAVVPGVVQGLLTMAWVGVNTWVVLDLVLAVLARMGVHGGVGLEYSVAAVIMVVQLALALYGFYAIRTFEKYTVPATVVVMIVMTVLALAQTDVDWTGSSAPTPGDKLTAVTQLLTAIGVGWGISWVPYSADYSRFVRPQASGRSVFWASALGMYVPTVWLAALGACLASAGSGGDPSDLVVSTFGVMAVPVLLLIMHGPVATNILNLYSCSLAALTIGIRVARWKLTLVAGVVASAVLVVFVRADSFAHAFDQWMVSILVWISPWAAIVLVDFFVLRRGRVDVAGLYAPAERSPYGSVRPAALCALGLGLVAGWSWQYGLVPLMQGPIARALGGTDFSWLSGSLVAGGLYWLLAVRSRRA, encoded by the coding sequence GTGGCCGCTACCCGAACGACCGAGCAGACCGAGACCGTCCCCTTCGACGCGCACGGCATCGACCCGATCCCACCGTCGAGCCGCGACTCGACGCCGTGGGAGCAGTTCTGGATCTGGGCGGGAGCGAACATCGCACCGATCAACTGGGTGCTCGGCGCGCTGGGCGTCACGCTCGGGCTCTCGCTGGTCGAGACGCTGGTCGTGATCGCGCTCGGCAACGTCGCCGGCTGCGCGGTGTTCGGCCTCTTCAACGTGATCGGCCACCGGACCGCCGTGAACCAGATGGTGCTCGGGCGAGCGCCGTTCGGGATCCGGGGCGCGGTCGTCCCCGGCGTCGTGCAGGGCCTCCTGACCATGGCGTGGGTGGGCGTGAACACCTGGGTGGTGCTCGACCTCGTGCTCGCCGTGCTGGCCCGGATGGGCGTGCACGGTGGTGTCGGCCTGGAGTACTCCGTCGCCGCCGTGATCATGGTCGTGCAGCTCGCCCTCGCCCTGTACGGCTTCTACGCGATCCGCACGTTCGAGAAGTACACGGTGCCGGCGACCGTCGTCGTCATGATCGTGATGACGGTGCTCGCACTCGCGCAGACCGACGTCGACTGGACCGGCAGCAGCGCGCCCACCCCCGGCGACAAGCTCACGGCCGTCACCCAGCTCCTCACCGCCATCGGTGTCGGCTGGGGCATCTCGTGGGTGCCCTACTCGGCGGACTACAGCCGTTTCGTCCGGCCGCAGGCATCCGGACGCTCGGTGTTCTGGGCGTCCGCGCTCGGCATGTACGTGCCGACGGTGTGGCTGGCCGCGCTCGGCGCCTGCCTCGCGAGCGCGGGGAGCGGCGGCGACCCGTCCGACCTCGTGGTGAGCACGTTCGGCGTGATGGCCGTCCCCGTGCTGTTGCTGATCATGCACGGGCCGGTCGCGACGAACATCCTCAACCTGTACTCCTGCTCACTGGCCGCGCTGACGATCGGGATCCGCGTCGCGCGGTGGAAGCTCACGCTCGTGGCCGGGGTCGTCGCGTCGGCCGTGCTCGTGGTGTTCGTCCGCGCCGACAGCTTCGCCCACGCCTTCGACCAGTGGATGGTGTCGATCCTGGTGTGGATCAGCCCGTGGGCGGCGATCGTGCTCGTCGACTTCTTCGTGCTCCGCCGCGGCCGCGTCGACGTGGCCGGGCTCTACGCCCCCGCCGAGCGCTCCCCCTACGGCTCGGTGCGCCCCGCGGCGCTGTGCGCGCTCGGACTCGGGCTGGTCGCGGGGTGGAGCTGGCAGTACGGGCTGGTGCCGCTCATGCAGGGCCCGATCGCACGGGCCTTGGGCGGCACGGACTTCTCATGGCTCTCCGGGAGCCTCGTCGCGGGCGGGCTGTACTGGCTGCTGGCGGTGCGGTCGCGCCGGGCGTGA
- a CDS encoding methionine ABC transporter ATP-binding protein encodes MITVENLTKNFPGRGGPVRALDGVSLDVPAGTVCGVVGPSGAGKSTLARCIPLLERPDSGAVRVDGTDLVPLRGAALRDERRRIGVVPQGDSLLRQRSVSGNVALPLEAAGVGRADRNRRVGELLELVGLADKAGAFPDQLSGGQRQRVAVARALAARPRVLLADEPTSALDPATTASVLDLLERARAELGVTVLVVTHDMAVVRRICATVAVLDHGRVVEHGSVLDLVTQQGSRTAAALLPAIDDAPRSGHAVVADVVLTGDAATGPLLTATATEHGADLVLLGGGFTDLAGVPVARFRIGLDGAGADAALAALGAAAQSVSVTEVVA; translated from the coding sequence GTGATCACGGTCGAGAACCTGACCAAGAACTTCCCCGGCCGGGGCGGCCCCGTCCGCGCCCTCGACGGCGTCAGCCTGGACGTGCCCGCCGGCACCGTCTGCGGTGTCGTCGGGCCGAGCGGCGCGGGCAAGTCGACGCTGGCGCGCTGCATCCCGCTGCTGGAGCGGCCGGACTCCGGCGCCGTCCGCGTGGACGGCACCGACCTCGTCCCGCTGCGGGGCGCCGCCCTGCGCGACGAGCGCAGGCGGATCGGCGTGGTCCCGCAGGGCGACTCGCTGCTGCGGCAGCGCTCGGTGTCCGGCAACGTCGCGCTGCCGCTCGAGGCCGCCGGCGTCGGCCGGGCCGACCGCAACAGGCGGGTCGGCGAGCTGCTGGAGCTGGTCGGGCTCGCCGACAAGGCCGGGGCGTTCCCGGACCAGCTCTCGGGCGGGCAGCGCCAGCGCGTCGCCGTCGCCCGCGCGCTCGCCGCCCGCCCGCGGGTGCTGCTGGCCGACGAGCCGACCTCGGCACTCGACCCGGCCACCACGGCGTCCGTGCTCGACCTGCTCGAACGAGCCCGCGCCGAGCTGGGCGTCACCGTCCTGGTGGTCACCCACGACATGGCCGTGGTGCGGCGGATCTGCGCCACCGTGGCAGTGCTGGACCACGGGCGCGTCGTCGAGCACGGCTCCGTGCTCGACCTGGTCACCCAGCAGGGCAGCCGCACCGCCGCGGCGCTGCTGCCGGCGATCGACGACGCCCCCAGGTCGGGGCACGCGGTCGTCGCCGACGTCGTGCTCACCGGGGACGCGGCGACCGGTCCGCTGCTCACCGCGACGGCCACGGAGCACGGCGCCGACCTGGTGCTGCTCGGAGGTGGCTTCACCGACCTCGCAGGCGTGCCCGTTGCGCGGTTCCGGATCGGGCTGGACGGTGCCGGCGCCGACGCCGCACTGGCCGCGCTCGGCGCCGCCGCGCAGAGCGTGAGCGTGACGGAGGTGGTGGCGTGA
- a CDS encoding methionine ABC transporter permease — protein sequence MNVLVLAQRQPTEWSEVVELLVPATGETLYMVGVSTLLAAVFGIPLGVLLHLTAPGGLHPRPTVHRVLGAIVDLGRAMPFLVLLVLLLSVTRFLVGSTIGPTAAIVPLAVGAVPFVGRLVQNVLAEVHVAVVEAAVTTGAGTLKIVRSVLLRESVPALIGAIGVTAIALVGYSAMAGVVGGGGLGDVAVRIGYQRFDDRVLWATVIVLAVLTSLIQLGFSLASRRLDRRRHASA from the coding sequence GTGAACGTCCTCGTGCTCGCTCAGCGGCAGCCCACCGAGTGGTCCGAGGTGGTGGAGCTGCTCGTGCCCGCCACCGGCGAGACCCTCTACATGGTCGGGGTGTCGACGCTGCTCGCCGCGGTGTTCGGCATCCCGCTCGGGGTGCTGCTGCACCTCACCGCGCCCGGCGGGCTGCACCCGCGCCCGACCGTGCACCGCGTGCTCGGCGCGATCGTCGACCTCGGCCGGGCGATGCCGTTCCTCGTGCTGCTCGTGCTGCTCCTGTCGGTCACGCGGTTTCTGGTGGGCTCCACCATCGGGCCGACCGCGGCGATCGTCCCCCTGGCGGTCGGCGCCGTCCCGTTCGTCGGGCGGCTCGTGCAGAACGTGCTCGCCGAGGTGCACGTCGCGGTGGTCGAGGCGGCCGTCACGACCGGCGCCGGCACGTTGAAGATCGTCCGCAGCGTCCTGCTGCGGGAGTCGGTGCCTGCGCTGATCGGGGCGATCGGCGTCACCGCCATCGCGCTCGTCGGCTACTCCGCGATGGCGGGGGTGGTCGGCGGTGGCGGGCTCGGCGACGTCGCCGTGCGCATCGGCTACCAGCGGTTCGACGACCGCGTGCTGTGGGCCACCGTGATCGTCCTCGCGGTGCTCACCTCGCTCATCCAGCTCGGTTTCTCCCTCGCGTCCCGGCGGCTCGACCGCCGCCGGCACGCATCAGCCTGA
- a CDS encoding MetQ/NlpA family ABC transporter substrate-binding protein, protein MRLRSAVVSTVAALAAVVTLAACGGSAPQQAPAPADPAAALRVGVSPTPHGQILRYVAEQLAPARDLKIDVVEFTDYVQPNTALVDGSLDANYFQTVPYLDEFKSTSGADLAWIAPVHVEPLGLYSRKVTDLAALPDGATIGIANDATNEARGLRLLAANGLITLEPGSDTTATPRDIATNPKNLQFSELEAAQLPRSLEDTDASVVNGNYAIDAGLSPADDALVLESAENNPNANGLVTRSELQADPRITTLAELLQSQEVKTYIQQNFAGAVIPV, encoded by the coding sequence ATGCGACTGCGTTCCGCCGTCGTCTCCACCGTCGCCGCGCTCGCGGCCGTCGTCACGCTCGCCGCGTGCGGCGGGAGCGCTCCCCAGCAGGCCCCGGCGCCCGCCGACCCGGCCGCTGCCCTGCGCGTCGGCGTCTCCCCCACCCCGCACGGCCAGATCCTGCGCTACGTCGCCGAGCAGCTCGCCCCCGCGCGGGACCTGAAGATCGACGTCGTCGAGTTCACCGACTACGTGCAGCCCAACACCGCGCTCGTCGACGGCTCGCTGGACGCGAACTACTTCCAGACCGTGCCGTACCTCGACGAGTTCAAGTCGACGAGCGGGGCCGACCTGGCCTGGATCGCGCCGGTGCACGTGGAGCCGCTCGGGCTCTACTCCCGCAAGGTGACCGACCTCGCCGCGCTACCCGACGGCGCCACCATCGGCATCGCGAACGACGCCACCAACGAGGCGCGTGGCCTCCGGCTGCTCGCCGCCAACGGCCTGATCACGCTCGAGCCGGGCTCCGACACGACGGCCACCCCGCGCGACATCGCGACCAACCCGAAGAACCTGCAGTTCAGCGAGCTGGAGGCGGCGCAGCTTCCGCGAAGCCTCGAGGACACCGACGCCTCGGTGGTGAACGGCAACTACGCGATCGACGCCGGCCTGAGCCCCGCCGACGACGCACTCGTGCTCGAGTCGGCGGAGAACAACCCGAACGCCAACGGCCTGGTCACCCGCAGCGAGCTGCAGGCCGACCCGCGGATCACGACGCTGGCCGAGCTGCTGCAGTCCCAAGAGGTGAAGACCTACATCCAGCAGAACTTCGCGGGAGCGGTGATCCCGGTCTGA
- a CDS encoding ABC transporter substrate-binding protein: MRRIAAAGALVLALVAGCGGAPGTGSTGPGNTDVATGGRLFSTADEATAKLGADAAPGVFPRTITHARGTTRLERKPERVVVLDTGELDAVLALGIVPVGSATPNGIVPSYLQPQLAGSTNVGSLDGLRLEAIAALDPDLILGSQLRVDALYDQLSAIAPTVFSIRPGFPWKENLLLAGAALGEETKATELLNDYQRRADAIRARFTQPPTISLLRFMPERIRLYGNLSMIGVVLKDVGLPRPANQNIEELAAEISPERISEADADWVFYSSYGPKDGTAEGSVVGGELWKRLGAVQRGTARPVDDEVWFLGLGPIGATRVLDDLQAFLA; encoded by the coding sequence ATGAGGCGGATCGCGGCGGCCGGGGCGCTGGTACTGGCGCTGGTGGCGGGATGCGGTGGCGCGCCCGGCACGGGGTCGACCGGCCCCGGTAACACGGACGTGGCCACCGGCGGCCGGCTCTTCTCCACCGCCGACGAGGCGACGGCGAAGCTGGGCGCCGACGCCGCCCCGGGCGTGTTCCCGCGCACGATCACCCACGCCCGGGGCACCACCCGGCTCGAGCGGAAGCCCGAGCGGGTGGTCGTGCTCGACACCGGCGAGCTCGACGCGGTGCTCGCGCTCGGCATCGTCCCGGTGGGCAGCGCCACCCCGAACGGCATCGTCCCCTCGTACCTGCAGCCGCAGCTCGCGGGCAGCACGAACGTCGGCTCGCTCGACGGGCTGCGACTGGAGGCGATCGCCGCGCTCGATCCGGACCTCATCCTCGGCAGCCAGCTCCGGGTCGACGCGCTGTACGACCAGCTGTCCGCGATCGCCCCGACCGTGTTCTCCATCCGGCCCGGGTTCCCGTGGAAGGAGAACCTGCTGCTCGCGGGCGCGGCGCTCGGCGAGGAGACGAAGGCCACCGAGCTGCTCAACGACTACCAGCGCCGCGCCGACGCCATCCGGGCGCGGTTCACGCAGCCCCCCACGATCTCGCTGCTGCGGTTCATGCCCGAGCGCATCCGGCTCTACGGCAACCTGTCGATGATCGGCGTCGTCCTGAAGGACGTCGGGCTCCCCCGCCCGGCCAACCAGAACATCGAGGAGCTGGCCGCCGAGATCTCCCCGGAACGGATCTCGGAGGCCGACGCCGACTGGGTCTTCTACTCCAGCTACGGCCCGAAGGACGGCACGGCCGAGGGTTCGGTGGTCGGCGGGGAGCTGTGGAAACGCCTCGGCGCCGTGCAGCGCGGCACCGCACGCCCCGTGGACGACGAGGTGTGGTTCCTCGGCCTCGGCCCGATCGGCGCCACCCGCGTGCTCGACGACCTGCAGGCGTTCCTGGCCTGA